The proteins below come from a single Candidatus Flexicrinis affinis genomic window:
- a CDS encoding HEAT repeat domain-containing protein has protein sequence MNRPHARAANGKAFTIMVDPDPTVIKHLLIELRDVNKDTRRSAVMKLGMQGGDTAVRALIDVVQNPYEDLIVRGRAAQMLGVIGDIRAVDPLIRALTTPGHMAQLSAAEALGKLGSARAIAPLLEVANDPGRDKVRHAAYSALKRLGWQNDVGSPATHPPSEEDEPSPEKVTEEI, from the coding sequence GTGAACCGGCCGCACGCACGGGCAGCCAACGGAAAGGCATTCACCATCATGGTCGATCCTGACCCGACAGTGATCAAGCATCTGCTGATCGAGCTGCGCGATGTCAACAAGGACACCCGCCGCAGCGCCGTGATGAAGCTCGGGATGCAGGGTGGCGATACCGCGGTCCGTGCCCTCATCGATGTCGTACAGAATCCGTATGAAGATCTGATCGTGCGCGGGCGCGCCGCCCAAATGCTGGGTGTAATCGGTGACATTCGCGCCGTCGATCCGCTGATCCGCGCTCTGACCACCCCCGGCCACATGGCGCAGCTATCGGCTGCCGAGGCGCTCGGCAAGCTGGGCAGCGCACGCGCGATCGCGCCGCTCTTGGAGGTCGCCAACGACCCCGGGCGCGACAAAGTGCGGCATGCCGCGTATTCCGCGCTCAAGAGACTGGGCTGGCAAAACGACGTGGGCAGCCCGGCGACACACCCCCCTTCCGAAGAGGACGAACCCTCGCCCGAAAAGGTCACGGAAGAAATCTAG
- a CDS encoding AAC(3) family N-acetyltransferase: MSDRTLLTLPVLAEQLRALGLQRGDTVIVHSALRKMNAMLIGGLGTIIAAFDAVLGPDGTLAMPTHTSDNSAPEPWQAPPAPPEWWPEIRLHTPPYDPDTSATWEMGALPEYFRRYPGTLRSAHPQHSLAARGRHAAYLTAEHPLSQGLGEPSPYSRLLEIDASALLIGVTHGNNTALHIAEHRATWPSKKMQMSEAVIRVDGVRQWVKFAMLDVNADDFPQVGAAYEASIGYAPGRIGQAEARLLKLRPLVDFATAWFSANRT; this comes from the coding sequence ATGTCCGATCGAACGCTCCTCACGCTGCCGGTATTGGCCGAGCAGCTTCGCGCGCTGGGCTTGCAGCGCGGCGATACGGTAATCGTGCACTCGGCGCTGCGCAAAATGAACGCCATGCTGATCGGCGGATTGGGCACGATAATCGCCGCGTTCGACGCGGTGCTCGGCCCCGATGGCACGCTGGCGATGCCCACCCACACGTCCGACAATTCGGCACCGGAGCCGTGGCAGGCGCCGCCCGCGCCGCCGGAGTGGTGGCCGGAAATCCGCTTGCATACCCCGCCCTACGATCCGGACACCTCCGCGACATGGGAAATGGGCGCGCTGCCGGAATACTTTCGGCGCTATCCCGGCACTTTGCGCAGCGCACATCCTCAGCACTCGCTGGCCGCGCGCGGCAGGCACGCCGCCTACCTCACGGCCGAACACCCGCTCAGTCAGGGTTTGGGTGAGCCGTCGCCGTACAGCCGGCTGCTCGAAATCGACGCATCGGCGCTGTTGATCGGCGTAACCCACGGCAACAACACGGCTCTGCACATCGCCGAGCACCGTGCCACGTGGCCCTCCAAGAAGATGCAGATGTCGGAAGCGGTCATACGGGTGGATGGCGTACGCCAATGGGTGAAGTTCGCCATGCTCGACGTCAACGCCGACGATTTCCCGCAAGTGGGGGCTGCCTACGAGGCATCGATCGGATACGCGCCGGGCCGCATCGGGCAGGCCGAAGCACGTCTGCTCAAGCTGCGGCCGCTGGTGGACTTTGCCACCGCGTGGTTCAGCGCGAATCGGACGTAG
- a CDS encoding NYN domain-containing protein, with protein MFFLIDGHNLIGQMPDIDLDDPNDEALLVQRLNGWASRSQHRIWVVFDNGLPGGPSRMSSGRVKVQFAPHDTSADSVIRKRVPSLSPPRSWTVVSDDHAVQNVARKHKIPVIRSTDFVKMLEAPPPPAKPSAEEDPNLRLSRDEVDFWMDEFGGDS; from the coding sequence ATGTTCTTTCTGATCGACGGCCACAACCTGATCGGCCAAATGCCCGATATCGACCTCGACGACCCGAATGACGAAGCGCTGCTCGTTCAGCGGCTCAATGGGTGGGCGTCGCGGTCACAGCACAGAATTTGGGTCGTGTTCGACAACGGGCTTCCCGGCGGGCCGTCGCGCATGTCGTCGGGCCGCGTGAAGGTCCAGTTCGCGCCGCACGACACATCCGCGGACTCGGTCATCCGCAAGCGCGTCCCGTCGCTCAGTCCGCCGCGCAGTTGGACGGTCGTCAGCGACGATCACGCCGTGCAGAACGTCGCCCGCAAGCACAAGATCCCGGTGATCCGCTCCACCGATTTCGTCAAGATGCTCGAAGCGCCACCACCCCCGGCCAAGCCCTCGGCCGAGGAAGACCCGAACTTGCGCCTCAGTCGTGACGAAGTCGACTTCTGGATGGATGAATTCGGCGGCGACTCGTGA
- a CDS encoding glutathionylspermidine synthase family protein encodes MTATLRFGPPLPAPIMRDVRTRMIFEHFKYDPQVSDHPLLVEYPLLLPRPEWERIARCAEQLSRELLAAEAELCRRPALHKTLGLPKPIARLWSRGAPDRTRDARVMRFDFHLTDDGWRISECNCDTPGGYNEAVGFACLMQQHTPGTALAANPAQMLSDAIADAVPEGAHVAMIYPTSFVEDQQILLFLRQYLEARGLTTHLASAAHLTWANGRVTLANAVETVPVDAIVRYYPAEWLPSLRRSTRWQDFFTQAAPPASNPTTALLTQSKRFPLTWDALQTPMDAWREMLPATVDVRSIPQPKWREWVLKPVYGRFGEDIAIPGVASEKLWRSAEKSARRRPGEWIAQKPFIAIPLTNPHGETVYPSVGVYTVNARVAGIYGRLSRTPIVDSTARDLAILIKEEETL; translated from the coding sequence GTGACCGCGACGCTTCGATTCGGGCCGCCCTTGCCTGCGCCAATTATGCGTGACGTGCGCACGCGCATGATCTTCGAGCACTTCAAGTACGACCCGCAGGTATCGGATCATCCCCTGCTGGTCGAGTATCCGCTGCTGCTGCCACGTCCGGAGTGGGAGCGCATCGCCCGCTGCGCCGAGCAGTTGAGCCGTGAGCTGCTCGCCGCCGAAGCCGAATTGTGCCGCCGCCCTGCGCTGCACAAGACACTCGGCCTCCCCAAGCCCATCGCGCGGCTGTGGTCGCGCGGGGCGCCTGACCGAACCCGAGATGCGCGCGTGATGCGCTTCGACTTTCACCTGACGGACGACGGCTGGCGCATCTCCGAATGCAACTGCGATACGCCCGGCGGTTATAACGAAGCCGTCGGTTTCGCGTGCCTGATGCAGCAGCACACCCCCGGCACTGCCCTTGCGGCCAACCCGGCACAGATGCTGTCCGACGCCATCGCTGACGCCGTGCCCGAAGGCGCGCACGTGGCGATGATCTACCCGACATCGTTCGTCGAGGATCAGCAGATTCTGCTGTTTCTGCGTCAATATCTCGAAGCGCGTGGGCTGACGACACACCTCGCCAGTGCCGCACACCTAACGTGGGCGAACGGGCGCGTCACGCTCGCCAACGCGGTCGAGACCGTCCCGGTCGACGCCATCGTGCGCTACTACCCGGCCGAATGGCTGCCCAGCCTGCGCCGATCCACACGCTGGCAGGACTTCTTCACGCAGGCCGCACCGCCGGCCAGCAATCCGACCACGGCGCTGCTCACACAGTCGAAACGCTTTCCGCTGACGTGGGATGCGCTCCAGACGCCGATGGACGCTTGGCGCGAAATGCTGCCCGCGACCGTGGACGTGCGCAGCATCCCGCAGCCCAAGTGGCGCGAGTGGGTGTTGAAGCCGGTCTATGGCCGCTTCGGTGAGGACATCGCGATCCCCGGCGTGGCGTCCGAGAAACTGTGGCGCTCCGCCGAGAAGTCGGCACGGCGGCGGCCCGGCGAATGGATCGCGCAGAAACCGTTCATCGCGATACCGTTGACCAATCCGCACGGCGAGACGGTCTATCCGAGCGTCGGCGTCTATACCGTCAACGCGCGTGTCGCCGGCATCTATGGCCGGCTCAGCCGCACGCCCATCGTCGATTCAACCGCACGCGACCTCGCCATACTGATCAAAGAGGAAGAGACCTTATGA
- a CDS encoding GNAT family N-acetyltransferase, with the protein MTLFRVSPVCSPAHEFAACYALVARVFAPDELVARNEYEHLLRRADDAAHPHRFAMLAAWDGDTLLGLIAGSTMTLDGDPSRCVGLIEYLAVAPDAPHHHGIGSGLLDAFEDAAAHEARARHESFSAIVGEVDEPLLPFKFAHGYRLAEGVRYAQPPIAFDAEGSALHPIVPKLLAIKPFALADPHAIDANLLESIVRTIVRWRYVPMFGAEHAKQRAAAMIDRDVVVPFVDSLGDRAAIPLIQYVAARP; encoded by the coding sequence ATGACCCTGTTTCGCGTGTCACCCGTTTGTTCGCCCGCGCACGAATTCGCCGCCTGCTATGCGCTGGTGGCGCGCGTGTTCGCGCCGGACGAGCTGGTCGCCCGCAACGAATACGAGCACCTTCTGCGCCGCGCGGACGATGCGGCCCACCCGCACCGGTTTGCGATGCTGGCGGCGTGGGATGGCGATACCCTGCTCGGCCTGATCGCCGGCAGCACGATGACGCTCGACGGCGATCCGTCGCGCTGCGTCGGGCTGATCGAGTATTTGGCGGTCGCGCCGGACGCGCCGCATCACCACGGGATCGGCTCGGGTCTGCTCGACGCGTTCGAGGACGCCGCGGCGCACGAAGCGCGCGCGCGTCATGAATCGTTTTCCGCTATCGTGGGCGAGGTGGACGAGCCGCTGCTGCCGTTCAAGTTCGCGCATGGGTACCGGCTCGCCGAGGGCGTCCGCTATGCGCAGCCGCCGATCGCGTTCGACGCGGAAGGAAGCGCGCTGCATCCCATCGTCCCCAAACTTCTGGCGATCAAACCGTTCGCGCTGGCTGACCCGCACGCCATCGACGCGAATCTGCTCGAGTCGATCGTGCGGACAATTGTGCGCTGGCGATACGTGCCCATGTTCGGCGCCGAACATGCCAAGCAGCGCGCCGCCGCGATGATCGACCGCGACGTGGTGGTGCCGTTCGTGGATTCGCTTGGCGACCGCGCGGCGATCCCGCTGATCCAGTACGTCGCGGCTAGGCCGTAG
- the ansA gene encoding asparaginase: MARVYVAYTGGTIGMARTEGGYAPVRDFLAGQLADLPELNDPQMPSVDVHEYDTLLDSANMTPANWLEIAQDIAAHYDDYDGFVVLHGTDTLAYTASALPFMLEGLAKPVVVTGSQIPLAELRSDGRVNLINSLLVASMPELAEVAVVFGDRLLRGCRAQKVEADGLSAFNSPNFPPLGRFGLTIDLRHDLLRPRPAAQPIRVQALRNPPVAVLRLFPGITAEMLRTLLQPPLRGLVLEAYGVGNGPERDGEFVAALREACDRGVVIVACSQCVRGTVDLNAYKTGSVLAEVGVVSGGDMTTEAALAKLFYLFSRGLPTETIRADMQRDLCGELTTA, from the coding sequence ATGGCGCGGGTTTATGTGGCTTACACCGGCGGCACGATCGGCATGGCACGCACCGAAGGCGGCTATGCCCCCGTGCGCGACTTTCTCGCCGGACAGTTGGCCGATCTGCCCGAATTGAACGACCCGCAGATGCCGAGCGTCGATGTCCACGAGTATGACACGCTGCTCGACAGCGCCAACATGACGCCCGCCAACTGGCTTGAGATCGCGCAGGACATCGCCGCGCATTACGACGACTACGACGGGTTCGTCGTGCTGCACGGCACCGACACGCTCGCCTATACGGCGTCCGCATTGCCGTTCATGCTGGAAGGACTCGCCAAGCCGGTTGTCGTGACCGGGTCGCAAATCCCGTTGGCCGAACTGCGCTCGGACGGCCGCGTCAACCTGATCAACAGCCTGCTCGTCGCGTCGATGCCGGAATTGGCCGAGGTCGCCGTCGTGTTCGGCGACCGCCTGCTGCGCGGATGCCGCGCGCAGAAGGTCGAGGCCGACGGCCTGAGCGCGTTCAACTCGCCCAACTTCCCGCCGCTGGGCCGGTTCGGGCTGACCATCGACCTGCGCCACGACCTGCTGCGCCCACGTCCCGCCGCGCAGCCCATCCGCGTGCAGGCGCTGCGCAACCCACCGGTCGCCGTGCTGCGGCTTTTCCCCGGCATTACCGCCGAGATGCTGCGAACGCTGCTTCAGCCGCCGCTGCGCGGGCTGGTGCTGGAAGCGTACGGCGTCGGCAACGGGCCCGAGCGCGACGGCGAGTTTGTGGCCGCGCTGCGCGAAGCGTGCGACCGCGGTGTGGTGATCGTCGCGTGCAGCCAATGCGTGCGCGGCACGGTGGATCTCAACGCCTACAAGACGGGTTCGGTGCTGGCAGAGGTGGGCGTCGTCAGTGGCGGAGACATGACGACCGAGGCGGCGCTCGCCAAACTGTTCTATCTGTTCAGCCGCGGCCTGCCGACCGAGACGATTCGGGCCGACATGCAGCGCGACCTGTGCGGCGAGCTGACTACGGCCTAG